Proteins from a single region of Novosphingobium sp. CECT 9465:
- a CDS encoding MlaD family protein has translation MEPNAGVQIRVGIIVCLVALGMVLVLTFLPDPFFRNRDYVTLLDDVAGVQPGTTINFRGARVGEVRSVKLDPVTRQFLVVLSVTKLWRPTACSQVAVSAANPLTAPTMTVEAIEGNAARSAKACLAERLATGCHPLAPPASFGKAALTGCRRSPDLVQTATRAIEQASLAARTASTLVMSLQAEVTGGAGKGKVGEMMDDATQTAAALNSLATQLDRSFRPGQGDVAVTLTNLRQFSGRAASIDIDGVNSTVSEARKLVAENQASVAALLKESASTAGQARATLEAASASLVAASINLERASANIDRVSEQVATDPGSILRGRDLRDPPEPQP, from the coding sequence GTGGAACCGAACGCGGGCGTTCAGATCAGGGTTGGCATCATCGTGTGCCTCGTCGCGCTCGGAATGGTTCTTGTGCTTACCTTCCTGCCGGACCCGTTCTTCCGCAATCGCGATTATGTGACGCTGCTTGATGATGTGGCCGGGGTTCAACCCGGAACGACCATCAACTTCCGCGGCGCACGTGTCGGCGAAGTGCGCTCCGTCAAGCTGGATCCTGTCACCCGCCAGTTTCTTGTCGTCCTGAGCGTCACGAAACTCTGGCGTCCAACCGCCTGTTCGCAAGTGGCTGTCAGTGCCGCCAACCCGCTTACCGCCCCGACCATGACCGTCGAAGCAATCGAAGGCAACGCAGCCCGGTCGGCAAAGGCCTGTCTGGCAGAGCGCTTGGCAACGGGATGCCATCCTCTGGCCCCGCCAGCCTCCTTCGGCAAGGCCGCTCTGACCGGCTGCCGCCGTTCGCCGGATCTGGTGCAGACGGCAACGCGGGCGATCGAACAGGCCTCGCTTGCCGCGCGCACGGCCAGTACGCTGGTGATGAGCCTGCAGGCCGAAGTTACGGGCGGCGCCGGTAAGGGCAAGGTGGGCGAAATGATGGACGATGCAACGCAAACGGCAGCGGCGCTGAATTCGCTCGCCACGCAACTTGATCGCAGCTTCCGCCCCGGCCAGGGCGATGTCGCCGTTACGCTGACCAATCTCCGGCAGTTTTCGGGCCGGGCCGCGAGCATCGACATCGATGGCGTGAACTCGACCGTTTCCGAGGCGCGGAAGCTGGTTGCTGAAAACCAGGCCAGCGTGGCGGCTCTGCTGAAGGAAAGCGCAAGCACTGCGGGTCAGGCACGTGCGACGCTGGAGGCGGCCTCTGCCTCGCTCGTCGCTGCCAGTATCAATCTGGAACGTGCGTCCGCCAATATCGACCGGGTATCTGAACAGGTCGCCACCGATCCCGGTTCGATCCTGCGTGGTCGCGACTTGCGCGATCCGCCGGAGCCGCAGCCATGA